The Rhopalosiphum maidis isolate BTI-1 chromosome 1, ASM367621v3, whole genome shotgun sequence genome has a segment encoding these proteins:
- the LOC113549033 gene encoding anaphase-promoting complex subunit 1 codes for MLAATNPQVFIPFGRQHVKNRFIGEVNTPSVGYYDRPELHSDEFLSKTMIDLSLDQSNNRQLQENFILREKDGAEEELYVSGKIVVHSRGNACKSAADKEDYIPSCRTLICTYTMETNVTHALWSKFNISPEVNDSEIKPEEKIVPCICIVDAKKISLYSEGGDVWHTPLYFKVTSVWNTSFGILIERDLGQVPIDMTGKSLPLPTIYSLSQPLKEVLPLFLLKQGSVLQYARDCLTTIVFTSIEFNICLMYDILNGLHSVWKIRKPTTEECNIMCGQDSIYSTTTNPSYIPSNSNQINAMSTSLVAGSGFLTDRLSLNHPVNSSPFTFNNRRSTPNIMSPFNTLSPMTGISHYNSSVWNSPSNTSKRRSNVTIINNQTFNTPTSMSQTVNARLGHGSIYGDNNSKPVSPDICLEYMWTENQNTKGNQDLCASTKVFIASNFVGDRHLCYLLPKKNQLICVELEHSETNISDITLGNITVLLAKDAAYLPSKNLTVIMDCQNSISLYSGILIIGSIQLGSMSSVFDENTSYFTATNKSTIGSPMINHKSLLSSTRNEDIQINENVNSILSSSEYDSQLVAHFETPYSESSINYYTSKVELKYLRDPISSRVTLVHEDGSMIRVDFPVISSSPLVTKCLNTLKNILKKSTVMELMSKWYTVRNAPGTQNISGEEEWKLFIQMLLRLIGYNLESLPLTQDSLSTYNDTPAKSKKQRVLDMGSDEDWTFMLKSSFNSFRGNNIAASLGLKNKLKIYNQSFNQHSNLKNNIDTNAILFPYIYDVLFSLHLVYEDLKLNTMKTNLLPMIVQLLYQLATDLKLDEYVYHYWKDYPNFCNRNYPSLGLSQISEDNLKTLIIPSYFEPSPPNIFRLCFLLMKYYEANPYPCIDNVNRRTKNIVQIYGLLCLKKKTHINALVKTINPAGVKLNKNETISLESVNLKSKVSKYQHATFFMSKIGITQQTLLTYPPGVAILLCDVIDKCRENPPTNWPKSTYELILREDLASQTLNTFYINENKKKNSTNTDKSKNWNDVGETDNGIIKDGMENLDDEVMKLLWSQDHRITDVRNFLQSCHPVTIGIKQPPEASDHDFVEEQEKYLYSICSRTMALPVGRGMFTMRSIQPVITEPLPLPKLCLSGKTPRGAAVELTHIDIVPNMNLWPLFHNGVAAGLRIMPSADDIDSTWILYNKPRSTPEALPEHAGFLMALGLNRHITNLATMNTYEYLCRSHEMISIAILIGLAAAKRGTMDTEITRMLCIFIESLLPPTTIELDMSQNLQIAALLSIGLLYQKTAHRHIAEALLSEIGRPPGPEMDNSIDRESYSLAASLGLGLVVLGKGSDVVGLSDLSIADTLHYYMVGGHKKPLTGAQKDKYINPSYQIREGEMVNVDVTSRGATLALGMMYFKTGNQAVANWMSIPDSPYLLDFINPEFILLKMLARGLIMWDYILPTKDWIEQFVPQSIQRYCLVKPKPGMANPDLETINQTYCNIVAGCSMAMGLRFAGSANEEAFNTLLSYCQMFISLCSKSVAELCGKSTIETCINVTLISLSMVMAGTGDLEVLRICRYLRSRVSVSPHSVITYGSHLATHMALGLLFLGGGRYTLSTTPEAVAALIIAFYPQFPTHSNDNRYHLQAFRHLYILATEPRIVLPRDIDSGDLCYVHLKVIFLDTEYYQNQYYTVKAPCLLPQLSLLKEVRVEDGRYWSIVFERDRNWDKLVNMLNNVSCLNVKHKAGHLSYSEDPNGYKSLIAQNLSSNDFNSWTISPEIIYGFSSDPKIVQMVRYFLNLTGDKVNNPDQITVTRQYAQILFNSIVHDKVFLLPLWMPIIKTLSNLPQPPNSFYCWQLKLFIESASTTVCSKEKPNDRSKLIPILFASSIEMTCDSMIQNWEREGMSVKLCWDSTDIQNTETELIKSAYSTLLDIPHKSKITEFACTDPHLLYEYTKGLFLSWETISKICS; via the exons ATGTTAGCCGCCACCAATCCACAA GTGTTCATACCTTTTGGGCGGCAACATGTAAAAAATAGATTCATCGGTGAAGTGAATACTCCATCAGTTGGATATTATGATCGACCAGAACTTCATTCTGatgaatttttatcaaaaacaatgATTGATCTATCATTGGATCAATCAAATAATAGACAA CTACAAGAAAACTTTATTTTGAGAGAAAAAGATGGAGCTGAAGAAGAATTATATGTTTCTGGTAAAATAGTAGTGCACAGCCGAGGAAATGCGTGTAAATCTGCTGCTGATAAAGAAGACTATATTCCAAGTTGTAGAACATTAATCTGTACTTATACAATGGAAACTAATGTTACTCATGCTCTATGgagtaaattcaatatttcacCAGAAGTAAATGATAGTGAAATAAAACCTGAAG aaaaaatagttCCATGCATATGTATAGTtgatgcaaaaaaaattagtttatattctGAAGGAGGAGATGTTTGGCATacaccattatattttaag gtaACATCTGTTTGGAATACAAGTTTTGGCATATTAATTGAAAGAGACTTAGGTCAAGTACCTATTGATATGACAGGAAAATCTTTACCATTACCAACTATATATTCATTGAGTCAGCCATTAAAAGAAGTGCTgcctttgtttttattaaaacaag gaAGTGTACTACAGTATGCCAGAGATTGTTTAACTACTATAGTTTTCACCAGTATTGagtttaatatatgtttgatgtatgacattttaaatggtTTACACAGTGTATGGAAGATCAGAAAGCCTACAActgaa GAATGCAATATTATGTGTGGTCAAGATTCAATCTATTCTACAACAACAAATCCATCATATATTCCTAGTAATAGTAACCAAATTAATGCTATGTCAACTTCATTAGTAGCTGGTTCAGGGTTTTTAACTGACAG attatcatTAAATCATCCAGTCAACTCAAGTCCATTCACTTTCAACAATAGACGGAGTACCCCTAATATTATGTCACCATTTAATACTCTAAGTCCTATGACTGGAATaag tcATTACAACTCCTCTGTTTGGAATAGTCCATCAAATACTTCAAAAAGGCGATCaaatgttactattattaataatcaaacattCAATACCCCAACATCAATGTCTCAAACTGTTAATGCTAGGCTGGGTCATGGAAGCATATATGGagataataattctaaacCTGTTAGTCCTGATATTTGTTTAGAATATATGTGGacagaaaatcaaaatactaaagg aAATCAAGATTTATGTGCTTCAACAAAAGTGTTTATTGCTTCAAATTTTGTTGGAGATCGCCATTTATGCTATCTTTTGCCTAAAAAAAACCAGTTAATATGTGTTGAATTGGAACATTCAGAAACAAATATAAGTGATATCACTTTAGGAAACATCACTGTTCTTTTAGCAAAAGATGCAGCATATTTacca tcaaaAAATTTAACGGTGATAATGGATTGTCAAAAcagtatttcattatattctggaatattaattattggttcTATCCAGTTAGGGAGTATGTCTTCagtatttgatgaaaatacaTCTTATTTTACAGCAACAAACAAGTCAACTATTGGAAGTCCAATGATAAa tcataaaagtttattatcatCTACAAGAAATGaagatattcaaataaatgaaaatgttaacaGTATTTTATCATCTTCTGAATATGACTCACAACTTGTAGCACATTTTGAAACGCCATATTCCGaatcatcaataaattattatacatcaaaagtagaattaaaatacttaagagATCCTATATCTTCTCGTGTtacttta GTTCATGAAGATGGAAGTATGATTAGAGTTGATTTTCCTGTTATTAGTTCCTCCCCATTAg ttactaaatgtttgaatacattaaaaaatattcttaaaaaatcaaCTGTTATGGAACTTATGTCAAAATGGTATACAGTTAGAAATGCTCCAGGCACACAAAATATATCTGGTGAAGAGGAATGGAAATTATTTATCCAGATGTTACTTAGACTCATAGGATATAACTTAGAATCATTGCCATTAACACAAGATTCTTTAAGTACATATAATGATACCCcggcaaaatcaaaaaaacagAGGGTTTTGGATATGGGAAGTGACGAAGACTGGACATTTATGTTGAAATCATCGTTTAACAGTTTCCGGGGCAATAATATAGCAGCCTCTCTtggattgaaaaataaattaaagatttataatCAAAGTTTTAAtcaacattcaaatttaaaaaataatattgatacaaaTGCAATACTTTTTCCTTATATCtatgatgttttattttctttacattTAGTCTATGAG gacttaaaacttaatacaatgaaaacaaatttgcTACCAATGATTGTGCAATTGTTATATCAATTAGCAACTGATTTGAAATTAGATGAGTATGTTTATCATTATTGGAAAGATTATCCTAATTTTTGTAACAGAAATTATCCATCATTAGGA ttgagTCAAATAAGTGAAGACAATTTGAAAACCCTTATTATTCCATCATATTTTGAACCAAGTCCGCCTAACATATTCAGATTGTGTTTCTtgctaatgaaatattatgaagCTAATCCTTATCCTTGTATAGACAATGTAAATAGAAGGACCAAGAATATAGTTCAG ATCTAtggtttattatgtttaaaaaagaaGACTCACATTAATGCattagtaaaaacaataaatcctgctggagtaaaattaaataaaaatgaaaccaTATCATTAGAGAGTGTAAATTTGAAAAGCaaagtatcaaaatatcagcacgctacattttttatgtcaaaaattg GAATTACACAacaaactttattaacttaccCACCTGGAGTTGCAATATTGCTTTGTGATGTTATTGATAAATGCAGAGAAAATCCACCTACAAATTGGCCAAAATCAACATATGAATTAATCTTGAGAGAAGATTTAGCATCACAGaccttaaatacattttatattaatgaaaataaaaaaaaaaattctacaaaTACAGATAAATCTAAGAATTGGAATGATGTGGGCGAAACAGataatggtattataaaaGATGGCATGGAAAATCTGGATGATgaa gtCATGAAATTATTATGGAGCCAAGATCATCGTATAACTGATGTGAGAAATTTTTTACAATCTTGTCACCCAGTTACCATTGGTATTAAGCAACCACCAGAAGCTAGTGATCACGACTTTGTTGAGgaacaagaaaaatatttatattcaatttgctCAAGAACAATGGCTCTACCAGTTGGCAG agGAATGTTTACCATGAGATCAATTCAACCTGTTATAACTGAACCACTTCCATTACCAAAACTTTGTTTGTCTGGTAAAACTCCACGCGGTGCTGCAGTTGAACTTACCCACATAGATATTGTTCCTAATATGAATCTTTGGCCATTATTTCATAATGGAGTAGCTGCTGGATTACGAATAATGCCTTCAGCTGATGATATTGATTCCACTTGGATTCTATACAATAAACCaaga AGTACTCCTGAAGCATTGCCAGAACATGCTGGATTTCTTATGGCATTGGGATTAAACAGACATATTACTAACTTAGCTACAATGAATACGTATGAATATCTATGTAGATCTCATGAAATGATCAGTATTGCTATACTTATTGGATTAGCAGCAGCTAAAAGAG gtactatGGATACAGAAATAACACGAATGTTATGTATCTTTATTGAATCTTTATTACCTCCAACTACAATTGAATTAGATATGAGTCAAAATTTGCAAATAGCAGCATTGTTAAGTATTGGTCTTCTTTATCAAAAAACTGCCCATAGACACATAGCAGAAGCTCTGTTGTCCGAAATAGGCCGACCACCTGGTCCAGAAATGGATAATAGTATTGATAGGGAGTCTTATTCATTAGCAGCAAGTCTTGGTCTTGGTTTAGTTGTTCTAGGTAAAGGTTCAGATGTTGTTGGCCTTAGTGATTTATCCATCGCAGATACTTTGCATTACTATATGGTTGGTGGACATAAAAAACCTCTTACAG gagctcaaaaagataaatacattaatccaAGTTATCAAATCCGTGAAGGGGAAATGGTAAATGTAGATGTTACTTCAAGAGGTGCTACTTTAGCCTTAGGgatgatgtattttaaaacaggAAACCA agctGTAGCAAATTGGATGAGCATACCTGATTCCCCATATCTTCTAGATTTTATTAACcctgaatttatattacttaaaatgttaGCTAGAGGCTTAATTATGTGGGATTACATATTACCCACTAAAGATTGGATAGAACAGTTTGTTCCTCAATCTATTCAACGCTATTGCTTAGTAAAACCTAAACCAGGAATGGCCAATCCTGATTTAGAGACCATtaa tcaaaCATACTGTAATATTGTAGCTGGCTGTAGTATGGCAATGGGCTTACGTTTTGCTGGGTCAGCTAATGAAGAAGCTTTCAATACTCTTTTATCTTATtgccaaatgtttatatcattatgtagTAAATCAGTTGCTGAACTTTGTGGGAAATCAACAATTGAAACTTGTATAAATGTTACTCTTATATCATTATCTATG GTAATGGCAGGTACTGGTGATTTAGAAGTCTTGCGAATTTGTAGATATTTGAGATCAAGAGTGAGTGTATCACCTCATAGTGTTATTACTTACGGATCTCATTTGGCTACACATATGGCACtaggattattatttttgggtGGCGGAAGATACACTCTTTCAACAACTCCTGAAGCCGTAGCTGCACTTATTATAGCATTTTATCCACAATTTCCTACTCATAGTAATGATAACAG atatcatTTACAAGCTTTTAGacatctttatattttagctACTGAACCAAGAATAGTATTACCAAGAGATATTGATTCTGGAGATTTGTGTTATGttcatttaaaagttatttttcttgACACTGAATATTAccaaaaccaatattatacagtCAAAGCTCCATGTTTACTACcgcaattatcattattaaaagaagTTCGTGTTGAGGATGGTAGATATTGGTCAATAGTGTTTGAACGTGATAGAAATTGGGATAAGCTTGT aaACATGTTAAATAATGTCAGTTGCTTAAATGTCAAGCATAAAGCTGGACACTTATCTTACTCAGAAGATCCTAATGGTTACAAATCTCTCATAGCACAAAATCTAAgttcaaatgattttaattccTGGACAATTTCT cCTGAAATTATATATGGGTTTTCTTCTGATccaaaaattgttcaaatggttcgttactttttaaatttgacaggGGATAAAGTTAACAATCCCGATCAAATAACTGTTACTCGGCAATAtgctcaaatattatttaattcaatagtacatgataaagtatttttattacctcTTTGGATGCCAATAATAAAG actttAAGTAATTTACCTCAACCtcctaatagtttttattgttggcaattgaaattatttatcgaGTCAGCTAGTACAACTGTTTGTTCCAAAGAAAAACCTAATGATAGATCAAAATTAATTCCAATATTATTTGCCTCATCAATTGAAATGACCTGTGATTCTATGATTCAAAATTGGGAAAGAG AAGGAATGTCAGTTAAATTATGTTGGGACTCAACAGATATTCAAAACACTGAAACTGAGTTAATTAAAAGCGCTTATTCTACATTACTGGATATTCcacataaatctaaaataactgaatttg CATGTACAGACCCGCATTTGTTGTATGAATATACCAAAGGGCTTTTTTTATCATGGGaaacaataagtaaaatatgttcataa
- the LOC113550622 gene encoding LOW QUALITY PROTEIN: glycosylated lysosomal membrane protein B-like (The sequence of the model RefSeq protein was modified relative to this genomic sequence to represent the inferred CDS: inserted 1 base in 1 codon), producing MKALKSIVFVLTIFTTYVAADRKLHVEFNPGCXLEDHCSKFSKLTYIRADGENDTVHFVLDATFKPSLVVIVTNKDAVIQVNYTDDRDNNIKFTESPLYTFASVFNNLYEFNDVNDTANIQNGKNFIKMDFKKFNWNTTQSINNNNESVEILLSANSYRAPGINKTGIVSVTLKVYGKKDTGSKLPHLVHTPESGELTLTLNNLTTNFTKSRFAIELLTFSSFPFNKSEELSSNTFSDDKLSGGTFLNYLLNAKGDVEGGGFLSWKPVVYKAENTHALNSSSTIQYDIHDHLYENDWINTPLFNMYGNSLFGNNSQFLLKSFNVSFGQPNDEFYAKSNYTYWTFLVGIGTPPHSSLGFLELSIIASLLLMLTITMILIFCIFMRWMSSKRNSIVYGQ from the exons atgaaagcgCTTAAAAGTATTGTGTTCGTTTTGACGATATTTACTACGTATGTGGCTGCTGATAGaaag TTACACGTTGAATTCAATCCTGGAT CGTTGGAGGATCATTGttctaaattttcaaaacttacaTACATACGGGCTGATGGTGAAAACGATACTGTACATTTTGTACTTGATGCCACTTTCAAACCATCGTTGGTAGTTATAGTAACAAACAAAGATGCCGTTATTCAAGTGAATTATACTGATGATCGGGAcaacaatatcaaatttacCGAGTCTCCGCTGTACACGTTTGCATCAGTCTTCAATAat ttATATGAGTTCAATGATGTAAACGACACAGCAAATATACAAAATggcaaaaattttataaaaatggattTTAAGAAGTTTAATTGGAATACAACTcaatcaataaacaataataatgaatctGTTGAGATTCTTCTCTCTGCTAATTCATATAGAGCTCCTGGCATTAACAAAACTGGTATTGTATCTGTTACG ttaaaagtaTATGGGAAAAAAGATACCGGATCTAAGTTGCCACATCTTGTTCATACTCCAGAATCTGGCGAACTAACACTTACACTTAATAATTTGACTACAAATTTTACCAAATCACGTTTTGCAATCGAATTACTTACTTTTAGTTCTTTTCCATTCAATAAGTCTGAAGAACTATCGAGCAATACATTTTCAGATGATAAACTATCTGGTGGCACATTTtta aattatttgttGAATGCTAAAGGAGATGTGGAAGGAGGTGGTTTTCTAAGTTGGAAACCAGTTGTGTATAAAGCAGAAAATACACATGCATTAAATTCTTCTTCTACAATTCAGTATGACATTCATGATCATCTCTATGAAAATGACTGGATTAACACCCCTCTATTTAACATGTATGGGAATTCATTATTTGGCAACAACTCTCAATTTCTTTTAAAGTCATTTAATGTGTCTTTTGGACAACCCAATGATGAATTTTATGCTAAatctaattatacttattg gACCTTTTTGGTAGGAATTGGTACACCTCCCCATTCAAGTTTGGGTTTTCTAGAGTTGTCAATCATTGCTAGTCTTCTATTAATGTTGACAATAACAAtgatacttatattttgtatatttatgcgTTGGATGTCTAGTAAACGTAACTCTATAGTTTATGGACAATGA